One Littorina saxatilis isolate snail1 linkage group LG11, US_GU_Lsax_2.0, whole genome shotgun sequence genomic window, GCAAGAGCGGACGTTAGGATTACAAACACCGGAAGTTGGGCTATAAGAATTGACAGATTTTGCTGCAGGGTCCAGGGAACCTACACCGTCCAGCAAGTTGCTTCGTCACTGTGGTCAAAGGACAAGGTAAGAAGTCtggtaacaaaaaaacaaaaaaaagaaaaaacataagaaaaaagacaaaacactaTATACTCTTCAAGCTTGAAAATAACTCAAATAATACGTATCTTCCTCGTTTATAAACCTGCCTTCAAGGAATAATAAAGTGCAGTTTTGAGTTAAAAAAAATCTCAGTGGCCTTGCTGTTTTTCAGATTGAGAAAGTTCTTAGCGACACCACAGAGTGACCCCACTCAGACCAGCCCGGGGTGTGTAGATATAACGTGGTCCTTTTCCAGTCTAGCCCTCGTGTAACCCTCGGGTCAAGCAGGGATTATACAGAGGTGACCAAAGTGGTCTGGACACGGCAAAAGTTCAGCGGCATATTAGCAGTGATCGACACAACAAATAGGGACAAAGAGAACCAATCAATACACACAGAAAAAGCGGTAATCAATGACTGCACTGTGATCATAACAAAGATAAAAAACAGAATGTGAGAatcgattaaaaacaaaaaggctAAACATCATTATCAGTAAGTAGTCAACTTCAAGAGAAAATGAAAACCAACACCAAAATATAAGCGGTAATCAATACATACCAATCAGTATTGAAATGAAAGACGGGAAAGGAAAATCGATAGTCAGAAAAGAATAGAAAATGGTAATCAGTAGGTACTCAAgttgaaaagaaaatgaaaaatcaATATCCAGAAATAACGGCCATAAATCTTAACGACATCCGATACTTTCCCCCATAGGGTAACAGGTTCAAACCAATCTGTTTATAGTCCCCTGTAGCAGGGCTACTCTCTGAAGAAATCGTACCCCGAATCAGCCAGTCATGTACCATTGATACAGTGTGCACAGCCTACATTCTGAGGAAATCCAGCAGACGTTACAGTAATGAAAAtgtaagtggtttttttttagctcCATGATGCTTTCGTCTTTGCCCTGTCCTCCATTATTCATTCGTTCCCTTTGTTCTTTCATTCGCCTTTTCCTCCAATGCTGTGTATCTCTCAAACTAACGCCGCTTTTCCCCCTTGATTTAAATGGTGCTACCCCATGGATCTGAAATTTATAAAACCTTGCATTTTTTTTCAGGTGTTCAAGCCGAAATGGCATCTTGAAACATCGTGAAGCTGATGAGAAGCAGTTTCATCTTGCTGCACTGTTACGTCTCCATACCTGGACACAGAAGACCAGCGAACACCTCGCCATACCTTCTGCTACACCTCGGTAGCGGCCAGCCTATAATAGCCTAATTCGTCCTTCAACAATCCGCTCATCCAGAACACTCGCTGAGACCTACCCCTTGTGTTGACAGAAGAGAGCAACAACAGCTCAGCTCCCAGACTCTCTGTGTCCCTAATCATCGCAAGGGCCACCAGGGATCCTTAATTACCCCCAGTATCGAGTTGTCCGCGCGAGGAGGGCTCGGACATTGTGAATATCGAAACTCTCTTCTCCCTCACGTCATATATCGACTAAGTGATCCCGAGCCTTACGGAGTAGCTCCCGTATCGAGCATTCCGCGCAGGGAGGTCTCGAACGTCGTCAGCGCTCAAAAATTCTTCTCCCTCACATCAAAAGATCCCATATCGAGCAATCCGCGCGAGAAAAACTCCGGAATCGTGATCACCAAAACTCTCTTCACCCTCACGTCCTAGATCTACTCGGGGTCTCTGAGCCTTATGGTGTAGCTCTCATATTGAGCATTCCGCGCGAGGAAGGCTCTAACACCATGGCCTTCAACAACGCCCCAGGGTCGCCCCCAATAGACGAGGACATCTCTCGTACCGTGGAGAATATCCTCAAGGCCGCTATCGCCATCAACGACAACGACAAGGTCCTCAAAGCACAGCAGcaacaactacagcaacaacagcgACAACAGCTGCTGCCCACAGAGGTGTACAGTCGTCTTGTGGACTCGCTGTCGGTGGCGATGCAGGTGGAGCGGAACGGATGGAAATATAAGCTGCAGTCCACGTTACACGTCAGTGATTCTGATTTCTCTGAGTAATATCAGTGTACACTGCAAGCAGTGTGGACGGTAGAGAATGGGCTGGGGttggaagagggagagagagaagaggggtcggggagagatagagaaagcgATAGGAACAGatatacacagagagagggggagagagcgagagacagacagagagagcgagcgagagaaaaagagagagcgtgagagagagagatagacaggcagagacagaggaagagaggaagggagagtaGAGAGAGGGCGgagagaaaatgtgtgtgtgtgtgtgtgtgtgtgtgtgtgtgtgtgtgtgtgtgtgtgtgtgtgtgtgtgtgtgtgtgtgtgtgaatgagtgtgtttGAGTATATGTGTATTCTGTAGTCCGGAATTCAACCGTCATTTACATCGAGAACAGACAGGCCTGCGGGAGCTATACGACAAATGTTTATCTAGGACTCTACAATCATCACAGTCCCACCACTGACATCATTGTTAAAATACGACTTTCTGTCATTTACAGGAGATCGACAGACAGCACAGGGCGTCCATCACGGTGCAGGCCAGCCTACAGGAGCTGGTGGACACTCTGTGTATCGTGCCCCTGTTGCACAGCCCGCACAGCGACGGCCGCCAGTCGTCAGACCTCATCTCCGGCCTGCAGAACTACATCCAGGACCTGCAGGACGCCGTTACCAGGGCAACCAGAGACAGCAACATAGAGTCCAAGCTCAAAAAGATGCAGGTATGTCGCCGCCACAGTTGACAGCCGGCTGTACAGCTCATTTTCAAGTGCAGCCAGCTATTCTTGTCCATGCATTAAATGCAGAGTTCGGTGGGATATAGAAACACTCAAATACCCAGTAtgtttcccccgaaagcggggTATGActgtctgaatggcggggtaacaaCGACATGACTTGCCAGTAGTTAAAGTATGGGAAGGAGTCGTGATTGTGAGGTGGAAAATGAATATAATTCCTCGCTTTCTCAACACATGTACGTCAAAGCATGGTCTTGTGGGAAAAGGGACTAAACACTTTTATGGCATGTTTTCAGGACTCGGAAGAAAAGTCCAAGGAAAACCAACTGGAGTCCAAACTGAAGGAAATGCAGGTGAGCGTGTGTGGGAAGAGAGTGACGGGTGGAGAGGGCAACGTTAGACGAGTAAATTGCATCTCGAAAAAGAGGCGTGGGGATGGGAGGTTGAGAGGGCAGGGAAATGAAGGGGGCGGTCAGAGTCCAAAGGAGCGTATGATGTCGAACATTGCTACACCGATACTTTGCAACTCCAGTTGAGTCAAaataacaactttttttttcaaactgaaCTGCAATCAGTAGAGATAGAATACATAGCTCGGAGTCACTTCATGTAACCTTTTAGCCGCCACTCCTTTTGAAACTTGACAAAAATGCTAATTTGTTCTCATCTACTCAGTGTGGCTGATTTCTCGTGCGACATTTTGCTACCCGTCTCTCACACTTTGCTCAGATAAAGTCATCTTTGCCTTGAAAAGTCTAATATAAATTTAGATTGTAATTTGTGTTATAACATAAAGTGTGCAGAAGAATGCTCCCCGCCTTTTAAAAATGAATTCTTAAACAAACAAGCAGATATGAAACCACAGGCGAAAAAGAAAAGTTTAATACAGCCTGCGTGCATTTGAGGTCCTTTAATGATCCCAAATATATAGTCCGAATTATCCAAACATGTCACGTGACTGCTCCTACAGGTGAGCCTGGTTGCCGTGGAGAAGGAGAAGGGTGATCACGTGGCCACCATCAAGGAGAAGACGAAGGAGATCACGTGGCTGCAGAAGGAGCTGAACGCCATCAAGAACCAGCTCCACAAGCTGCGCAGGATCGTCCTCAACTACAACGAGTCGCACTCCACCAAGTTCCACCTGGATGACGTGGAGCTACCTAAAGATGGCGAGGTAAGGAAAAGGTCAAGGGTAAAGCGTAGAGGTAGAGCCATAACCATGTTttggtcggggggggggggggggggggcgaactGTGACAGAGGTCAACTACAACGAGTCCCACTCCACCAAGTTCCACCTGGATGACGTGGAGCTACCTAAAGATGGCGAGGTAAGGAAAGGGTCAAAGGTAAAGGGTAGAGGTAGAGCCATAACCATGTTTTGGTCGTGGAGGAGCGAGATGCTAAGGTCTCAACTACAAAACGAGTCGCATTTCACAAAGTTCCATATCAACGACGTCCAGATTCCTAAAGATGGCGAGGTAACTCAGCTGTATACTGATTTGCTTCTACTTGAATCTTAGATTTCATATCAAACGCTAACAGATGACCTGAATCAAATGGGAAAAAAAGGCAATTAAATAACTTTGGTAACTTGGCTACAACCAGTCTTGGTATGGCTGTTAgttaaaaaacatttagtccATAGCAAACCTTGGAGGACAGCTGACAGTAGTGTTGAAAATAAGTGTGAACTCGGTCTTTCCCCAGCTGACGGGTGGCCATAGAGGGGCGATGATCTCCAGGGAGCGGACCTACGTGGAGGGCGACCAGCTGGAGTACTTCGCCACGCCGGGCGAGGAGATCGCGCTGTGGAAGCTGCGCGCCAAGCAGAACGTGCCGGACAGTCGTCGTGGCAACGTCAGGACGGGTATCGCGCAGTGTCTCCGCTGTCAGCAGCTCTTCAAATCCAACGAGAACAACGCCATGGCGTGCCGGTACCACAAGAAGGGAAGAGAGATCAGGGAGCAGTACGACAACTCCGGCAGGCTGTCCAAGGTCATGTACAAGTGGGCGTGCTGCAAGCGGAATTTGGACGTGGCGGGGTGTACTTATGGCTATCATATCTGACCACAGTTTGTGTGTGGTGACGTAGAAACTACAAACAGTATAATTATTAAACATTGAATCGATAACCCCACACTGTCCAAGGTCATGTGCAAGTGGGCGAGCTGTAAGCAGAATTTGACGTGGCGAGATGTACTAGTACGCATGGTTATCATATTTGAccgctgtttgtgtgtgtgacattatAATTGCAAAGAACGATCCATTTTAAAAATGGTGCATGCGATGTTTTTGCAAAACACCAGCAAACTTAGAAAAGTAGACGTAGGGTCGTTATCCGTTTGATAACACCATAGTTAGACTAGTGATGTCACAACGAAGGGAAGTTTGATAGAAGGAGATTGTGGGAGATTCTGTTGAAGACATCCTGAACTTCTGTGCAAGTGAATCTGCTGCTCCTCAACTATTCTCCTACAAAGGAACGACAAAATGTACAGGTGCCAGGCAAAGCTTGGCATTCTTTAAACGAtgtcgaactcgaactcgaactcgaaaactttattaccgagggatgatagcattaggtccatatggtcctttcttacagcttgtccctactataatacacacatgaaacgaagaacaagtatgaagaataaaaaaaagaaatcaaattgTAGCCAAGTGCTGTGccccgtctctttgtgtgtattatctcctgcccgacccagttgcctcccctgtctatagctattccctgtgtgtgtgtgtgctagtcacATTGGGTTTACATTTAAATAATGCCCTTTGTGCTAAGAAATCCCTAACTTGAAATGATGAGATGCAGCAGCgtaacctctaaccatcagtgcctaaggagtgactaaataatacctggttgtctttgtgcattgtactttattgtgtgtttactatcgtagggtagaccccgaccggatgcatttctaatctcttatctcagatttaggtggtcgttatgtaatgtgtcgCCAGGCTGTCTGGGCATCGTTGGACGGcggtttgtcaagtgggtgtcatttcttttgacagggtacaatCATTGAAGATGTCAGGTAGCCTGAAGGTTCttgtctcttacccccccccctcttctttgtaactggttgtaatctaatgagtTTTATCCGGTGTGCACGGCTGACAGGCCCCTTCTTCCCCCTTCAGCTAGTGTAACTActcgtaatatttccggtgcttGACACCCGACCGACACGGCTTCATGCCTCGGTAACGATCCCTTCCATTGGGCAGGCATCTTAAGACgacgccccccgttgtctgacaccgggtatctttcctattggctattgggaatcggagttgaccagcctttaaaagggagAGCATTAGGCTATATCAGCAGACGCGTTTAGTGAGACCGATCATCGATgtgagctgtgtgctgctcatatGTTGTTGTCGTGAAAGTGTCGGACCTCTGCCCAAATTTATCGCGACTTGTGAATTCGTGCCCTTGTGTTTCGCGACTATCGTCAGCAGCAGTTTTGTGTTTAGGTTccaagtgtgctcactgaggagaatctgtaagtaactaaatgctttattcactccttatgctgtattcattccttatgctgtattctttccttatgctctattcttatgtttcatttgatgctatgatgtttgcatatatgtacattttgacgctgatttggtcccgggcgatgtccgaccggtctcgcgtcagagttgatgacgccattttgatctagCGGAGAGATGTGTAttctagatcagtttctaattactttcatgatttggcgctgaaattgagcgttaataacttctaatatCTGATGACCAGTTAttctaaagttgttttagagtcttgtaaattaaagactcgtaagaatcaagtaaggcagactcgttctcatacgtttcgttttcgctgagaaaaagcctgtctcgcaatattttatgtcgagaagacccatgtgtatcgttgcgatctctttctcattttcatcacatattatttctggagatcagtagagtctgagtagtagtcggttaaaagccAAAGTTAAGCCCccagtgccattggcccgtaaagctacctatttacgatttaggcgcagaaacccctacaattgatgaacgggaattatggttgacacatatattttgggtagtGAACTCGATGAAAAGCTTGTCCCACTATGTTTAAGTCGAGTAGACCTATGTTAGATCTCCTTTTTACAAGGACAGTTTTATAAAAGTGAAGTCCGGTAAGGTAAGTCGAACCTTTCTCAGATTTCGGTTTTCGATGAGAAGGGATTTGACTACTTTGCTGGACGGAATTCCGCTTCGTAGTTTGTTGAGGAACAAAGAAGTTCTCAGTTTTCGCTTCGCTGAGGATCGCTCTTTGTTTCCAGTACTGTAACTGTAACTTTGTAGGCGAAGTGTACAACAACATGACATGCTTTATGACGTTTAGTGATGCGTTACTTTTCATGTGTTTGATCATGTTGCTGCATTTCAAGCCGTATGTCGTTGACGGTTAATTGGCTGATGTAAGATTGTAGTGTCCGCCATTTTGACCGGCGTCCCCCGTGTAATGATGTCAGAGCGCCCCCAttcccctaggtccgcccctgataCACATTACATGGCTTACCTTCCCTGTCTTTTGTCTGGCTTTGTGTGAGCCAGTCATGTTATGTATTCTGTCCTGTGTCACTCTACTGGTTCTACTCTGTTTGTCACATGCATTTTCATACTCTGATATTTTGCTAGTCTTCATTTGTATTACCCTTTTACCTGTACATAATCTTATGAGTTTTGATTATCATTCCTTTGAATTCAGGCATGAGAATGATAGAGCTCTTCTGAGTTAAGATCTCAGACAATAGGAAGATATTGTCTACAGGATGCACAATTTCAACTATTAATTCCCATGTTGCACTTTAAAGGCGCTTGCCTACAGAAGAACTTTGCGACTGATaaaaacctaacattttgtgcagTTGCATAGGTGCATAGCTGACTTTTAATCTAAAGCGATATGATTTAATCGCGTTTCCCTGTAAAGTAATAGACTGTTGTCTAACGCTTCATTTTGAAGCATGAGAGCTTGCGCTTACCCCATgcctgagttatctttcttattcttgtcgttattattcaactcgatgatttgtcttcatggcgatgaacacGCTTAATAATAAgaattattttgcagttgcggttcatgcagttggttaatttatgtagagcattttcctatgcaaggcttaggcctaagggaagatgttggttacttcccttgacattagctgttgtggagttgtttaactcactgtggattctctttcagagaatgctgtgtctgcaggattttggctgtattgttacttgtctatatttgtcatgattattttgacaaatgatacattcattggtttatgctttgtattatgtcatgtgtgacttagaaggcatgttgtttataattgtattttcttttctttttagtgccttcttccttacactgctttctggttgctaccagaataagaataatccttttttcactgctttctggttaCTACCAGAATAATTACCTTTTTAAATatttctggttgctaccagaataacCTTGCCTTTTAATTTCACTCAATTCTGGTTCACACCAGAAATTATAGTTGCTACAGAATAATCACCTTTTAATTACACTAAATACATATTTTGTTTctgattctggtactggtagatatCAGAATTCATAATTGGTACTTCTGGTTAGatgtaagcattgctatttcttgtattagagttctgtttattgtttctattttataacttatagcattgtttctggttgctaccagatttagctaaactgttttggaaCATTTCTGAGTTAGATAAGCTACCTGAGTGGTTAATTTTAGTTACAATTCcttcaataaaagataagttaaagcaacctctgtcttcggtgtcttattttgtatgctcctctgcctgtgctatatatccttgTCCTTCCACCCGACATTCCCacatctggcgctgcgagcaggattAGAGGAGCATAGGCACCAGTAATTTTAAAATCTTAATAataccagaaagcagtgtaaaggTAGACAACAAGATGGCTGACCAAGCTGCCCGCGACGCTGCGCGACAACGCTGGAGCTGGAGGACTTCGCCAGGGAAGCGCGGCGCATCATCCACCACTACGCCTTGGAGAACCTGGGAGGAGAGTCCGCCGAGTGGATGATCCAGTCCCTCGAAGGTGCCGCCCGGAGGGAGGTCACCAGTCGTCCGCCTGCTGACACCGCGACGGCGGATCTGGTCCTCGCTGCCCTGCAGGAGAGCTTTGGGGACCACCGGACCAAGTCGGCGATGCTGTCCACCTTCCACAGTCGGCGGCAGGGTAACAATGAGGGGGTCCTCAATTTTGCCCAGACCCTCCATGCCCTGCAGGCGCGGCTCAACAACCTTGCAGTCGACACAGTGACAGATGAGGCACTCCGCGACAGATTCGTGGATGGGCTGCAGCCTCCAGCACTCAGGCGGGACATCCGTCGTTTCATCCGGGAGAGGGAGGCCGCGGATGCAGGCTTCGCCGCCGTCCGCGCAGAGGCTCTGCGTTGGATGAGGGAGGACGCCGACTGCGACGTCCGCTCGGAGCAGGTGACTGCTACACCAGCCCGGAACTTAGAGGTCGACGAGCTCCGTCACCAAGTAGCTGAGCTGGTGAAGCAGACGGCCGCACTCCGGACGGAGCTGAACCAGCGCCCCGCCTATCCAGAGCCCTCCCAGAACCACCCTTCCCACTTCTCCCTCAACCACCCCTCCCACCAACAGCCCGCGTCCCGACCCCGCTGCTGGCTGTGCGGCAAGTACGGCCATCTTCAGGCCCGCTGCCCGCTGAAACGGCAGATCCTGAACGCCCAGTCCCACCCTGACTCCCATGTCCCCTCCCACCAGCAGCGACAGGGAAACTAATTGCCCCCGTTGTCCATAACCAGACAACGGGGGGCGAGGGTTTCCTGCAGGGACTTACTGGGAAGTGTCCCACGACAGAAGTAAGCCTGCAGGGAAAGACTGTTGCTGCCCTTATCGACACTGGGAGCGAGGTGTCGACCATCACTGAGGAGTGGCTGACAGCTAATCTTCGCAACACGTCCATTTGCAGCTGTGATTTCCTCACCCTCAGAGCTGCGAATGGACTGGAGATTCCATACGCCGGCGTGGCCTTGGTGGAGGTCACCATCTTTGGCGACAGCTTCAAGAACGTTCCATTCCTAGT contains:
- the LOC138980647 gene encoding uncharacterized protein produces the protein MAFNNAPGSPPIDEDISRTVENILKAAIAINDNDKVYSRLVDSLSVAMQVERNGWKYKLQSTLHEIDRQHRASITVQASLQELVDTLCIVPLLHSPHSDGRQSSDLISGLQNYIQDLQDAVTRATRDSNIESKLKKMQDSEEKSKENQLESKLKEMQVSLVAVEKEKGDHVATIKEKTKEITWLQKELNAIKNQLHKLRRIVLNYNESHSTKFHLDDVELPKDGELTGGHRGAMISRERTYVEGDQLEYFATPGEEIALWKLRAKQNVPDSRRGNVRTGIAQCLRCQQLFKSNENNAMACRYHKKGREIREQYDNSGRLSKVMYKWACCKRNLDVAGCTYGYHI